One Psychrobacillus glaciei genomic region harbors:
- the rpsU gene encoding 30S ribosomal protein S21 translates to MSKTVVRKNESLEDALRRFKRTVSKSGTIQEVRKREFYEKPSVKRKKKSEAARKRKF, encoded by the coding sequence ATGTCAAAAACTGTCGTTCGCAAAAACGAATCGCTTGAAGATGCTCTTCGCCGCTTCAAACGTACTGTATCTAAAAGTGGTACAATTCAAGAGGTAAGAAAGCGCGAGTTTTATGAAAAACCAAGCGTAAAACGTAAAAAGAAATCTGAAGCTGCCCGTAAACGTAAATTCTAA